From the Nitrospira sp. genome, the window ATAGCGGGTTATGTGGGACAGACTTCACTGAAGACGCGGGAGCGGGTGGAGGAGGCGATGGGCGGCGTCCTCTACGTTGACGACGCGCCCTCGCTCTGGAGGCATAAGGAGAAATACGACATAGACGCCATTGAAGCTATCATTGATGCTGCCGAGGCCCATCGCGATAAGGTGGTGGTCATCCTGGCGGGTGACATCATTGAGTTGAACGGCATGTTTGAACAAGACCCACGACTGCGACGTGTGTTTCCGACACCAGTAGAGTTTAATTCCCCCAGCACGGACGAACTGCTCGAGATTGGTTGTCAAATGGCGGCAGCAAGTGGCGACCGACTCGATGCCCTTGCCCGTTCAGAACTTCGAACCCAGATAGATGTCGCACGAGCGGGTATCGTGCGATTCGCCAATGGCAACGCGGTTCGAGATTTATTGGAGCGAGCGTACAAACGCCGTGCGCTCCGGTTAGAGAAACTGGGTGACCTGTCCAGCCTTACCCCGAGCCTCTTGCACGCTCTGGAACGCGAAGACTTTGTGTCAAGTAGGGACACGTAGCCCGCGATTACGACGAAAGGAATCCTGCGAGAATTGGTCCTGGACATTACGAGTGCCATAGCCAGGCAATAGGCGTCGTTCGCCGATTCGGGCAAAACTGCAGGCAAAGGACCGATGAGCGAGTAGTGTCTGAATAGGCGAAGTGCTCGGAACCGAGCGCCCTCGATTCCAACGTCGGAGCTCCTGACGCGGAAGCCGGTAGGCCCAATGTGGGCCCATCCAAGCAGCGACCGATGGCTTGTCGCTTCCGTAACCACGTTTCCTCCTTGATCGTAGCAGGCCGTCGTCGCAAAAAAAAGGACTGATTCCTTCAACGGCCTCAGTCAGAGCGTGAAGTACGCCTGAATCCGCTCGTGTTAGGCGCGCAACGCGTTCATGAACTACGCAAGCTTGTCGGTGCTGGCGATAGTGCGACGACAGAGAACGGCGAGACGAGTGCTCATGAGTCATCTCCCTTGGATGAAGGGGAGTCTTGATGGTCTGATTCCTGGTTGCAACCGGTTGCAGATTTGCGGATTTCTTGCCCGGTTTTGCCGTGATTTGCCGAGCTATCTTGTTGATATTGTTGATGTGACGATGGATCCGGTTCAATTCGAAACCCGTCATCCACCCCAACACGCTTCGAGTTTCCAATCACTGCTGGTCTCATTGACGCGCGGCAGAATTGCGGCGAGCCTGAAAGCCAACTGCACGCGGGAGTGGACCTGGCACTCATACGCGAATTCAAAGAAACGGTGGCGGTAGGGGGCCACCGAGTCCCTTGATTTCGAGAAGCCCTTTTCAGCGAAGCTCTCAATGCCTACTTGGCCGGCGAGGAAGGTCAGGGGAAGGCCATGCTTCGGGATTTCATCAACGCCACCAGCGGAGTCGAAGAACTGGGCGCCACCCTGCAGGTACCAAGCAAGAGCTTACACTGCATGCTTTCATCTACTTATCCCATTGTCCGCTCATCTTCTCGCCCTGTTGCCGTTACCCATCCCTTCCGATAGAGTGAGCCTGCGGAGTCTGGGAGCTTGCTAAATGGAATTCAGCTCGGCGCGGGGTACAGAGTCGGAGCCTCGCGTCACCGTATTGCCACGCGATGAGGCGCGGGAGCATTTGCTCGCGATCGCGGATATTCTGGCCAAGGCGCTGGACACGACGGTCAAGATTCCCGGTACGTCGTGGTACCTCGGGTTGGATCCGCTGTTAGGACTCATTCCTGGCATTGGCGACGTCCTGGCCAATCTCATTGGAACGATCATCCTTGGGCTGGCCACGCGTTTACAACTTCCCCGGATTGTGCTGGCCCGCATGAGTCTCAATCTCTTGATCAATGGCGCGGTCGGGGCAGTCCCGTTTGTGGGAGATATTTTCTCGATCTGGTTCCGGAGTCATGCGAGAAATGCCGCGCTGCTTCGCGAGGCTGCGATGAAACCGGATCGTGAGACTCGCACTGATTGGTTCTACGTGGCTGGAATCATCGGAGGCACGGCAGCCCTCTTGATAGCGACAATTGCTTTCGTGGTCTGGCTGGTCGTCAAATTCTGGAGGATGATTGCGGGTGGATAGGAAAGGGAGGTCGAGTATGGTATACAACGAACCTTCCTGAGTGACTATGTTTGCGGATACCTCTTTCGCATACCTCCATGGAACGAGAAGTCAAAACCTATGTGTTGAAGCGGCCTTGTGAGGATCCCGCTCCACGCAAGTTATCCATCAACTATGCTGCTGCGTTGAACGCTCAGCAACTGGCGGCGGTGACGGCGGGCGATGGTCCATCGTTAGTCATCGCAGGGGCTGGGAGCGGGAAGACGCGTACATTGGTCTATCGGGTGGCCTATCTGATTGATTCCGGCGTGGATCCCTCAAATATTCTCCTCCTCACGTTCACGCGCAAGTCCGCGCAGGAGATGTTGGATCGCGCCGGTGAGCTGATTGGGACCAGTAGTCATCGGGTTTGTGGTGGGACGTTCCACTCGGTGGCCAATCTCTTGCTGCGTCGGTACGGTCGATCGATCGGCATCGAGCCTGGATTCACGATCTTGGATCGTGGCGATGCGGAGGACCTCATCGCGCTTGTGCGGGCGCAGCTGGGGCTCAATGAAAAGGACAAGCGCTTTCCTCGCAAGGGGACCATCATGGAGATGTTCAGCAAGAGCGAGAACACGCTGCACAGTCTCGACGAGATCATTCTGGAGGAGTTCAGCCACTTCGCGGATCACTCGGAGGATCTCGGGCGACTGCTTAGGGCCTATGAAGCCGCGAAGCGCCAGAAGCAACTGTTGGATTACGACGATCTGCTGGTCATGTTGCGGCAGCTGCTGTTGCTGGACGAAGCGGCTCGGGCGAACATCTCCCGTCAGTATCGATATATCCTCGTCGATGAATATCAAGATACGAATCGCTTGCAGGCCGAAGTCATCCGCCAGCTGGCAACGACGCATCAAAATGTAATGGTGGTCGGCGACGATTCTCAATCGATCTATGCATTCCGGGGCGCGACGTTCAAGAACATCATGGATTTTCCAGTGCTGTTCCCCGGCACGACGATCTATAAACTCGAGGAAAATTATCGCAGCACCCAGCCGATCTTGAATTTGGCCAACTGTATTATCGAGGAGGCGGCGGAGAAGTATACGAAGCGTCTTTTTACGAGAAAGATGGATGGACCACTGCCTGCTCTGGTGGAAGCAGCCGGGGAAAATGCGCAGTCGCGCTTCATCGCGCAAAAGATTCTGGAGCTTCGGGAAGAAGGTGTGCCGCTGGATGAGGTCGCAGTCCTGTTTCGTTCGAGCTTCCATTCATTTGATCTGGAGATCGAGCTCTCCCGCAAGGGGTTGCCCTTCATCAAGCGTGGTGGGGTAAAGTTTATCGAGACGGCCCATGTCAAGGATCTGCTGGCACATGTGCGGGTCGTTGCCAACCCCCTTGATACCGTCAGCTGGCATCGCGTGCTGATGCTGGTGGAAGGCGTAGGGCCGAAGAAGGCTCAAGATCTGCTCGCGGCGATCATGAAGGCTGAGCGACCGTTCGACGTCCTGCGCGGGGTGAGCGGACG encodes:
- a CDS encoding DUF4112 domain-containing protein — protein: MEFSSARGTESEPRVTVLPRDEAREHLLAIADILAKALDTTVKIPGTSWYLGLDPLLGLIPGIGDVLANLIGTIILGLATRLQLPRIVLARMSLNLLINGAVGAVPFVGDIFSIWFRSHARNAALLREAAMKPDRETRTDWFYVAGIIGGTAALLIATIAFVVWLVVKFWRMIAGG
- a CDS encoding ATP-dependent helicase, which translates into the protein MEREVKTYVLKRPCEDPAPRKLSINYAAALNAQQLAAVTAGDGPSLVIAGAGSGKTRTLVYRVAYLIDSGVDPSNILLLTFTRKSAQEMLDRAGELIGTSSHRVCGGTFHSVANLLLRRYGRSIGIEPGFTILDRGDAEDLIALVRAQLGLNEKDKRFPRKGTIMEMFSKSENTLHSLDEIILEEFSHFADHSEDLGRLLRAYEAAKRQKQLLDYDDLLVMLRQLLLLDEAARANISRQYRYILVDEYQDTNRLQAEVIRQLATTHQNVMVVGDDSQSIYAFRGATFKNIMDFPVLFPGTTIYKLEENYRSTQPILNLANCIIEEAAEKYTKRLFTRKMDGPLPALVEAAGENAQSRFIAQKILELREEGVPLDEVAVLFRSSFHSFDLEIELSRKGLPFIKRGGVKFIETAHVKDLLAHVRVVANPLDTVSWHRVLMLVEGVGPKKAQDLLAAIMKAERPFDVLRGVSGRSGQGLKSLANALEGLAGSDERPPAEQVNHIYEYYLPILKEQYDDYPKRTRDLDHLHTIAENYAGIDEFLADLALEPPDGSAVDVEASDREDERLVLSTIHSAKGLEWQCVFVIWVVDGRFPSVYSFLAEDELEEERRLFYVSVTRAKRHLFLTYPINVYDKTSGMLLSKPSRFLDHVSSDLLDTLALVEEGGREDWGIERGPYY